The following are from one region of the Sandaracinus amylolyticus genome:
- a CDS encoding DUF2141 domain-containing protein has product MTRSNVGGRARAGSIAALTIAASALLLAAFGPTPSHGQDALRARGALRVEPPASPAVIAVVRGLRSERGHVRGGLYGSQSTFTHGGQEVATCSTTITNGVARCRFESVPAGRFAIGMMHDEDDDTVFDQGFMGVPEEGYGFSRDARGTLGAPSFDSAAFDYDGRSVRSLSITMRYGI; this is encoded by the coding sequence GTGACTCGCAGCAACGTCGGGGGGCGGGCACGAGCGGGGTCGATCGCGGCGCTCACGATCGCTGCGTCTGCGCTCCTGCTCGCGGCATTCGGGCCGACACCATCGCACGGGCAGGACGCGCTGCGCGCGCGCGGCGCGTTGCGGGTGGAGCCTCCGGCGTCGCCCGCGGTCATCGCAGTGGTGCGCGGGCTACGCTCCGAGCGAGGTCACGTGCGCGGCGGGCTCTACGGCTCGCAGTCGACGTTCACGCACGGCGGCCAGGAGGTCGCGACGTGCAGCACGACGATCACCAACGGCGTCGCGCGGTGTCGCTTCGAGAGCGTGCCCGCGGGGCGCTTCGCGATCGGCATGATGCACGACGAGGACGACGACACCGTGTTCGACCAGGGATTCATGGGCGTCCCCGAGGAAGGCTACGGGTTCTCGCGCGACGCGCGCGGGACGCTCGGTGCGCCCTCGTTCGACTCGGCGGCGTTCGACTACGACGGTCGCTCGGTGCGCTCGCTCTCGATCACGATGCGCTACGGCATCTGA